Sequence from the Maribellus comscasis genome:
ATATTCCAAATTCATGCTGGAGGATGCAAACGTCGGCGCCACTAAGATTAATGTATTTTACCGCTTTTAAATAATCTTCCTGATGATCCTGCCGGATGGTAACTTTTACTTCTTCCGGGTATTTGTACGTGAGCTCGTTGTCGTTCAATGCAACCACAAAACCGTCATGTTTTTGTCCTTTTGGAGCCTTGTCGGTCAACATTGATTTAAACAAGTTATTAGTAAACGTTCCAATTCCGCATTCACGGGGAGGATAAGTAGCAATGTAAGCTATTTTCATTTTTATATGGATTTATAGTTGAAGAAGAGTTTATGATAACTTTTTCTTGTTATCCTTTCTTCTTTAAAAGTGACCTTGAATTTATGTCAGTTCAAAGTGTTTTTTTAGTAATCTTTCAAATACATTTGAGGGAAAAGGTTTTGAAATAAAATCATCACATCCGGCATCAATGGCTTTTTCCCGTTCTATATCGAAAGCTATTGCAGTTTGTGCGACAATAATCACCTCACTATTAAAAAGGCGTATTTGTCTGGTCGCTTCATATCCGTTCATTTCAGGCATTCGAATATCCATTATTATTAAATCAATATCGGGGTTATTCTGACAGGAATCCACTGCTTCAATACCTGATTTTACTGTGATTATTTCCCGTGCGAATTTGCCAAGCAATTTCCGAATAAGTTTTTCAGATATTTCATTATCCTCCGCAATTAATATTTTCAGATATCTGGTTGAAACAACCGGCTTTTGAAGTAAATTATTTTGCTCTTTTTTGACAGAATCATAAGGAATCGTAAAATAGAAAGAAGAACCTTGCCCAAACTCGCTTTCGACCCAAATTCTTCCTCCAAATAATTCCACATAAGCTTTCGAAATTGATAGTCCAAAACCATTTCCGCTATTATCTACCATAAGCTTTGTGCTGACTCTTTCGAACCTTTCAAAAATGATATTCTTCTGCTCCTCATCAATTCCAACACCTGTATCTTTTACAAAAAATATTAAGGTTTCTCCCTTCTTCTCATATCCAAATTTTATTGATCCTCTTTCTGTAAATTTTATTGCATTTTTTATTAGGTTAATCAGAATTGCGATGATTTTATTCTGATCTGAATAAACAGTAACTTCCTTTGAAGATAATCCCTGTTCGTAGAGCAAATTAATTCCCTTTCCCTCGACTTCTTCCTTAAAGAAGTAATAAATATATTCCATTACCTCATTTAAATTTGTCTCTGAATTTAAAACCTTCATTTATCTTTTTGTATCACTTAAAAAGGGTAGAATTTCTCGTTCAAAATACACCAATTCCTTTCGATCTGGCTCATCTTGAATTTTGCAATAATAGATTTTGTCGACATAACGTCGGATAATCAATTTTAGCCCTGGATTTACTTTGGCATATACTATTTCGCCTTCTTTAAATTTGTTTTCCATGACAAACCTCTTTTCTTTTAATTTTATTCGTCATTTCAGTCTGAGAATTCTATAAAAAACAGAGTAACTAAACTATGCTTGAATCACTTTTCCCTTTTTTTTTTGCAGCTTTTTCTGCTCTTTTTTCTTTCAGGCTTTTTACAGCCACTTTTTTCGTGTTTCTTCTCTCTTTTCCTTCCTTAGCTTTTACCATAATTTTTATTTTAAGACATTATTATAATGTGTTTTCTTCATACCCGCTTTTAATTACTGTCGAAATCATTTTAAACCTTTTATTGGCTTTTATAAAGTGCGAGACATGGGCAGGTATTATGACTATTTCCCCTGTTTTTAGCAGGAGTGAATGTTTATCAATTACTATCTCGGCATCTCCTTCTATGATTTGGACAAATATATCGAATGCAGAAAAAGTTTCCGGAAGAATCATTCCGTTATCAAATGCGGTAACACTTACATTTCCAGTTGTTTTCCTGATAATCGTTTTGCTTGCAATTGCGTTGGAAGTGTAATCAATAATTTCAATTAAGACATGTCGTTTCGATTTTTCGATCTCTGTATCCTGCATGTGTTAAAGGTAGCTTAATGAAACTGTAGCATGTTATACTATTAATATTTTAAGTTACATTATTCACACATTTATTTTTATACACTTATCCTCCAATTCAAAGGATTTTGGATAGAAATAGATGAACTTTTACTGTATCCGGACGATTAGGAAGTGGCCGAAAATTAACCTGAGAGTTTATTTACAGTAGTAAAGAAGTTGACTATAATACTTTGTCGTCATTCTTTCTCCCAACTCGTAATATAAAAGGGAATATAAATGTCAACTGGAGATTCTGTAACGCTCTTTTCATTCAAATCATCAATAAACTCCTGATAAAACCGATTAAACCGTTCTAAGCCATCGTGAGCTAATAAAAACAGTAACTTTTGAGTGTTCTGAGAATTAAATTCTCCAACACTTGTGTAAATTACAACCATTTTAAAATCATCAATTTTATCATGCTTATGCAAATAAAAACTAATGAATTTGTTTTTGTTTTCCTTCGGTGTTACGACATAGCGGTAATTCCTGGTTATACTATCCCATTCAAAAAAAATAATATAATCAGCAATTGAAAAGTTAGGTTGAATAAAATTTTCAAAGATTTCCTGCACATAATATTTTTCATTGTGATTCATGAGCATCCTTTTAATTTATAATCCTTTATTTCTTATGCCCCGAATTATTCACACTTCCTCGAGTGTATCCCGCCTTTTATTCTTTAGCTTTTTGAAATGAGAAGGAGTAAGTCCGGTAATTTTTTTGAACTGATTTGACAGGTGGGCAACGCTGCTGTAATGCATTTTATAGGCAATTTCAGTAAGATTTAGCTCATCATAAACAATGAGTTCTTTTACCTTTTCAATTTTGTGTGTGAGGTAAAACTTCTCAATTGTAATGCCTTTAACTTCTGAAAAAAGATTGGCCAGGTAAGTATAATCGTAATTCAGTTTTTCACTGAGATA
This genomic interval carries:
- a CDS encoding cupin domain-containing protein, with amino-acid sequence MQDTEIEKSKRHVLIEIIDYTSNAIASKTIIRKTTGNVSVTAFDNGMILPETFSAFDIFVQIIEGDAEIVIDKHSLLLKTGEIVIIPAHVSHFIKANKRFKMISTVIKSGYEENTL
- a CDS encoding ATP-binding protein codes for the protein MKVLNSETNLNEVMEYIYYFFKEEVEGKGINLLYEQGLSSKEVTVYSDQNKIIAILINLIKNAIKFTERGSIKFGYEKKGETLIFFVKDTGVGIDEEQKNIIFERFERVSTKLMVDNSGNGFGLSISKAYVELFGGRIWVESEFGQGSSFYFTIPYDSVKKEQNNLLQKPVVSTRYLKILIAEDNEISEKLIRKLLGKFAREIITVKSGIEAVDSCQNNPDIDLIIMDIRMPEMNGYEATRQIRLFNSEVIIVAQTAIAFDIEREKAIDAGCDDFISKPFPSNVFERLLKKHFELT
- a CDS encoding helix-turn-helix domain-containing protein, with the protein product MVCIRCQMVVKAELEKIGLRYTYVKIGEANIIGNVEAEQLKQLGTALKKSGLLLMDDKKSILVEKIKSAIIELVHYTEEQIKVNLSDYLSEKLNYDYTYLANLFSEVKGITIEKFYLTHKIEKVKELIVYDELNLTEIAYKMHYSSVAHLSNQFKKITGLTPSHFKKLKNKRRDTLEEV